CGGGTGAGTTAATGTAGAAATGAATATCTTTTGCAGGGTCCTCAGATTCTAAGAAAAGGAGTTGGGCGATGATGAGGTTGGCGACAACGTCGTCAATGCCGGTGCCCAAAAAGACGATCCGATCTTTCAGCAGCCGGGAGTATATGTCGTACGCGCGCTCCCCTCTGCCGTCTTTCTCAATTACAATCGGCACCAGACTCATACTGTCTCCTTCAACTGTGCGCTGCCTATAAGAAGATCCATTGTCTTTTCTTCCATCAGGCTCGACCTGAGGTTATCAAGCAGGTTATGTTTTTCGTAAAGATCTTTTATATAATCATAGCCTCTCTTTGTGTCTTCTGCAATCTTTTTAATGCGCTCCTCCACATCACTATCTTCAACCTGTATGGTCTCTTCTTTTGCTATGCGGCCGAACAGCATGCCGGCCCTGATTCCCTTCTCCGCCTGCGGCTCGAGCTCTTTGCGAAGGAGGATGTCGATATTCCGCTCCTCTTCAGCGCCGAGCCTGTTCGCTTTCATGCGTGATTTTGCTTCCTGCACCATGGCCGTCAGCCGTTTTTCAAGGAGGCGGCCGGGCACAGGGATATCGGCCTTGGCAAGCAGTTGGTCGAGAATCTTGTCAGAAATCTTGTTTCTTCTCTCGTTCTCCTTCTCCTTTTGCAACTCAGCAGAGACGCTCTGTCTTAAACGATCCATGTTCTCAAAGCCAAGATCCTTCGCGAACTCATCATTAATTTCAGGCAGTCTTTTCTGCTTTACTTCTTTCAGAAGCACCTTGAATGTCGCTTTCTTTGACGCGACCTCCTTATCGGGATAGTCGGCTGCGAAGGCTATCTCTACCTCTTTCTCCTCGCCGACTTTCATGCCGATGATCGCGCTTTCAAATTCAGGCGCAAGCGTACTCGAACCAAGATCGAGGGGGTAGGCGTCGCTTTTGGCATCCTTGAGAGGCTTGCCGTCAACGAAGCCTTCATATTTTATTACGACGAAATCCCCCTTATCGGCGTCGCCGCTCTCTTTCGTCGCGACTTCGGCGTGCATCTGTTTTAATGCATCTAACCTGTTATCGACATCTTCGGAACTTATCTTTAGCGGTTCTACTTCAACTTCCAGGCCCTTGTACTGGGGCAACTCGAAATCCGGAGCCACTTCGCATTCCATGGTGTAGCCATATGTATCCTTCTCATCATAGAACGTGATCGAAGGTTCGCTTACCGGATCAACGTTCGCCTCCGAAAGCGCAGCGGCAATCGTGTCCTCCGCGATCTTTCTCTTCAGTTCGTCATCCAGGACATCTTTATAGTAGGTAGACAATACTGACCGGGGGACCTTGCCCGGCCGAAACCCTTTTATCCTTGCTTTCTTTCTCAGGTCCTCATAGATGCTGTTTTCCAATTCGCGCACGTTCTCCTCATCGAGGATCACTTCGATCTTTCTTCTGACACGGTCAACATTCTCAACCTGAACCTTCATACACGCCTCCGGGGATAACACAAACAGTAGATACGCATCTTTGGGGTTGCACTACGACGTGAAACCTGTCAGCCCGGCCTCTGCTGTTCCTTGAAAACAGTAGTATACCTGTAACTACGCAACTTATCAAGAGGTTGCGGGGTATCAGCTTCGGATGCTCCGACTGGTGATGGCTACCGGTACGATCGTGCGCTTGACGTTTCACAATACGTCCCGGATAGTCGCTAGAGGGGCCTGTCCGGCGGTGGGCGTCAGCCTTGAAAGCAGCCCCTATGTATGGTAATAAGTTAGGAAAAGGCTTGCCGTTCCAGCACGGTGAAGACCACGGAATAGGCATGAAATGTGAGATATGACGCCAACGGATGTTTCTCCACAGACCGATTTCATACGTGAGATCATCGATGACGAACTCAAACAAGGCAAGCGCGGAGGACGCGTTGCCACGCGTTTTCCACCCGAACCGAATGGCTATCTTCACATAGGCCATGCCAAGTCCGTATGTCTCAATTTCGGTATCGCAGCGCAATACAGGGGTACCTGCAACCTGCGTATGGATGATACCGATCCTGCGGGTGAGTCGCTGGAATACGTCGAGTCAATCATCAACGATGTTCACTGGCTGGGGTTTGACTGGGCGGACCGGCTGTTTTATGCGTCCGATTACTTTGAGCAGCTTTATCAATTCGCTGTCCAGCTTATCAAGTCAGGCAAGGCGTACGTCGATGGTCTCAGCGCCGACGAGATCAGGGAATACCGCGGCACCCTGACTGCGCCCGGAAAGGAAAGCCCCGATCGCAACCGCTCCGCCGAGGAGAACCTTGACCTGTTCGCCCGGATGCGGGCAGGTGAATTCGAGGACGGAAGGTATGTGCTCCGGGCGAAAATCGACATGGCCTCTCCCAACGTTGTCATGCGGGACCCTGTCATTTACCGCATAAAACGCGCACCTCATTATCGTACCGGCACCAACTGGGTGATTTACCCGATGTATGACTTTGCCCACTGCCTCTCTGATTCCGTAGAAAATATCACGCACTCCATCTGCACGCTGGAGTTCGAAAATAATCGACCCTTGTATGACTGGTTCGTGAATGAGCTCATTGAAGGGGATCGCCCGCGCCAGATCGAATTCGCCCGGTTGAATCTGAGTTATACGATCTTGAGCAAGCGCAGACTAATCCAGCTTGTTGAGCAGAACTACGTTAGCGGCTGGGACGATCCCCGCATGCCCACGGTCGCCGGCATGAGGCGGCGCGGGTATCCGCCTGAGGCGATCAGAGACTTCTGTGCAAAGATAGGCGTGGCCAAGAATGACAATCTCGTTGACATCACGCTTCTTGAGGCATGCGTGCGTGATCACCTGAACGAGCGGGCACCACGGGCTATGGCTGTTTTAAAGCCCCTTCGGGTTGTGCTCGACAATTACCCGGAGGGCCAGGTGGAAGAGTTTGAATCTGCCAATCATCCGCAGAACCCTTCGATGGGTAACCGCAAAGTGCCATTCTCAAGGATCCTCTACATCGAACAGGAGGATTTCAGCGAGAACCCGCCGAAGAAATACAAGCGTCTCGCGCCGGGCCGTGAAGTGAGGCTCCGCAACGCGTACGTCATAAAATGTGAGAGCGTCACAAAGAACGAGACCACAGGTGACGTTCTCGAGGTGCACTGCTCCTACGATCCCTCTACGCGCAACGGCCCTCCTGCCGACGGCCGCAAAGTAGAGGGTGTCGTTCACTGGGTTTCCGCTGCACACGCGATCCCTGCGGAGGTGAGGCTGTACGACAGGCTCTTCCGGGTGGCGGACCCTGCAAGCGGTTCTGATGATTTTACCAGTCTCTTGAATCCGGCATCCCTTGAAACACTTGTGCAGTGCCGGCTGGAGCCGAGCCTCGCATCGGCGCAGCCGGGCAGCGGCTACCAGTTTGAACGCCTGGGCTATTTCTGCTCCGACCTGAAAGACTCCAAACCCGACAAACTGGTGTTCAATCGCATCGTAGCACTGCGTGACTCGTGGGGTAAGATCGCGGCGCAAGGGTAGGAAATAGATTCCACGGGCAAGCCTATGGTACTCACATCACACTGCATACGTGGCTGGGGGAATTGTGACCGCGTTCGTTCTGTTGCGGCAGGGCCTCGTAGAGGAGCTTCCTGAGGCTTGCGCCGATGACCCTTTTTTCTGCGTTCAGCATCAGCACCGGCTCCCGCATTGCCTGGCCGATGAGGCGTGCATCGATTGCGGTCTGGGCTCCCACGAGCTCCTTATTGAGCAGTTCTGCGGGGCGCCTCAGGGCATTGATGTCGATAAAGGTGACGACAACGCCGTCGATCACGTTGTCCACGGTCCGGTAGGGCAGGATGCGCATTACGTACCGGTTTCCCTCCCTGGTCTGGAGCTGCACCTCTTTGGAAGTGAGCGTCTGGAGCACCTCCTGGGCATCCTTGACAAGGCCCTCGTACTGGAGGTTTGAGACGATATGAACGATGGGCCGGCCCACGTCGAATCAGCCGATCTCCAAGGAGAGGAGGTGGATATGGCAAAAAAACGACCGCCACGTAAACCATCCGCGCAGACACCCAAACGGCCTTTGTCTTCTCGCGACAGAGAGGCCGGCGTGCCTTCACCTGTTGTAAGGCAAGAAGAGGCGCTGGTGAATTGGGCCGTCAGCCCGTCCGGGCACCCAGGACCCGCCGTATGGTTTCTGCCAGTTCTTTCTTTGTTGTTGGTTTCATCACGAAGGCGCGGACACCGACTTCTCTTGCTTTTTCCGCCGATACTGTCTCACTGTGCCCGGTGCAGAGGATGATAGGGATCGTCTTGCGTACCTTGAGCATCTTCTGCGCAAGGCTTATCCCGGTGAGGTCGGGCATGGTCTGATCCGTGATAACGAGATCAAACCTGTAGGGGTCTTCAAGAAAGAGATTCCAAGCCTCCGCAACGCTTGGAGTGGCCGTCACGTGATACCCGAGGTACTCAAGCGTATCCCGTGCCATCTCCACGAGCAGCTCCTCATCATCGACAAAGAGTATCCGCTCCATGCCGGTGGGCAGCCCTGAGACCCGCGTCTCTTCCTGCTTTGCTTCCATCCTTTTGGCTTGGGGCAGGAATACCTCGAAGGTGGAGCCCTGTCCTTGTGCGCTCTGCACCGTGATACCGCCCTTATGGCTCTTGACCACCCCGTAGACCACGGCAAGGCCCATGCCGGTTCCTTTACCCCTCTCCTTAGTGGTGAAGAAGGGTTCGAATATCCTCTGCCGCACATCTTCGGCCATACCGGCACCCGTGTCCTTCACGGTCAGCTTCACGTAGGCGCCGGGCGCCATGTCAGGGTCAGGAGGGGTACTGTCTTGAGCGAAGGTAGCGGAGGAGAGCCCTATCAAGAGCTCGCCTCCGTCATCCCGCATGGCATCGGACGCGTTTGTGGCAAGGTTCATGAGGACCTGCTGCAGCTGTGTGGAGTCTGCAAGGACATAGTCGTCGCTCGTGGTGATGACAAGAGGCATCCTGATTGTGGCGGGGAGTGACGCCCTGAGCAGCGCGTGGGTCTCCTTAACGAGGTGGGCCAGACTGATCCTTTTCCGTTTTTTTTCGCTTTTGCGGCTGAAGGCGAGAATCTGTTTGATCAGGTCTCTGCCGCGAAGACCTGCCTTCAGTACCTGTTCCATCTTGTGCTGAACATGTGCGTTGTCGGCGACTTCGTCGAGCACCATCTCGGTGAAGCCGATAATAGCCGCAAGTATGTTATTGAAGTCGTGGGCGATACCGCCCCGGCGAGGGTGCCGATAGCCGCCATTCTCTGGGCCTCCTGGAGCCGCTCTTCAGAGCGCTTGCGCTCCGTGAGGTCGATCACCACCGAACGCATCACGGGGCGCTCACCGGAAACCAGGGCGACGCTCTGTAGTTCTGCGGGGAAGAGTGTACCGTCTTTCCTTCTCAGCACGAGCTCGCAGGTCCGTTTGTTCCCTGCCATGAGCACGTGGCGCCTGTGGCGGTAGAAGGCGTCCTGATAAGCCTGGTCTATAAAGGCAGACAAGGGACGGCCGATGAGATGACGTCGCTCAACCCCAAGCAGGGAGAAGGAGGTCAGGTTCGCCTCTGTTATCAGCCCGTTCTCATCGATGGTCACATAGGCGACCGGCGCAAGATCATACAAATCGAAGTATTTCTCCCTCGATGCCTCGAGTTCGATCTGGCTCTTGCGCAACTCTTCGTTCTGCATCTCCAGTTCGATCTGATGCACGGAGAGTTCGTGGGCCAGCTTGTCCGGGTCGTGCTCCCGGGGGTAAGACAACGACTGCTCAAGCGTTTCTTCTGCTTTTTTTCGTAGCTCATCCATCTGCGTTCTGCTTCTCTTGGTCATGCGTCCCTGCTTGTGCTGAAGAGGAAGGCGTCGGCCCAGGTTACCTACCGTAATATGCTAACTGTAATGCGCTAACTGCGCTTTGTCTACCGCCGACCGGACTGCGGCTGTGCGGCGCCGCCCCTCCCCGAGCACAGCCCGCGGAGCCTCCCCCTCTCGGCCGGCGGTGCGGCCTGACTCTGACTCCCTTAAAACAAAAGGGCCTCTTTGCAGAGGCCCCGTGCTCTATACAATGGCTGGGGGATAAGGATTTGAACCTTAATTCACGGAGTCAGAGTCCGTTGTCCTGCCGTTGAACGATCCCCCAAGGTTTACGAAATCGTGGGATTTGAAGTAATACCCGGCAAGAGGATTTTTACCAAAATCAGGGATATAAGTCAAATAAAAGCAGCGAGGCGATTTGATTAAGCGCCAGGGATCGGGTATCCTAATTCTCCGAACATTCAAGCTCAGTCAGACGACTGCGATGGCGATACTCTACAAAAGTACAAACGATCCCCAAGACCAGGTGAACTTTGAGACTGCCCTGCTGCGCGGCTTGGCTCCTGACTACGGCCTCTACACCGTAGCACGCGAGAATATCCCTGTGCTCGCGGGATCTGAAATAGCGGCCATGAAAGGCAGGACGTATGCCGAGATTGCCCTGCAGGTACTCTCGCCGTATCTTGCCTCTGAGATTCCGGCCGATGCGCTTCGGGCCCTTCTTGAGGACGCGTACCGTGCGGACAAGATACCCACGGAAATCCAGCACGTGACGGGCAGGACCCACATCATGTGGTTGACTAAAGGGCCTACCTACTCTTTCAAAGATTACGCAGCCCGTTTTTTTGCGAGAGCCCTCAATTATTTCCTCGGAAAGAGGGGGTTGAAGAGGAGTGTGGTGGTGGCAACCAGCGGAGATACGGGCGGCGCTGTTGCTGACGCGCTCCACGGGCTTGGCAGCGTGGACAATATCGTCTTCTTCCCAAAAGGCTCGATCAGCGAAGGCCAGCGAAGGCAGATGACAACACTGGGGGGGAACATTTACGCGTTTGAGGTGCAGGGAGATTTCGACGTGTGCCAGGCGCTTGCCAAAAACCTCCTCGGAGACAAAGCCTTCGCCGCTGAGATTTTCGAAGATCGTGAACGTTTCACGTCCGCGAATTCCATCAGCGTGGGAAGGCTGCTGCCTCAGGCGGTCTACCCCTTTTATGCATACTCGAGGGTC
Above is a window of Syntrophorhabdales bacterium DNA encoding:
- the tig gene encoding trigger factor, producing the protein MKVQVENVDRVRRKIEVILDEENVRELENSIYEDLRKKARIKGFRPGKVPRSVLSTYYKDVLDDELKRKIAEDTIAAALSEANVDPVSEPSITFYDEKDTYGYTMECEVAPDFELPQYKGLEVEVEPLKISSEDVDNRLDALKQMHAEVATKESGDADKGDFVVIKYEGFVDGKPLKDAKSDAYPLDLGSSTLAPEFESAIIGMKVGEEKEVEIAFAADYPDKEVASKKATFKVLLKEVKQKRLPEINDEFAKDLGFENMDRLRQSVSAELQKEKENERRNKISDKILDQLLAKADIPVPGRLLEKRLTAMVQEAKSRMKANRLGAEEERNIDILLRKELEPQAEKGIRAGMLFGRIAKEETIQVEDSDVEERIKKIAEDTKRGYDYIKDLYEKHNLLDNLRSSLMEEKTMDLLIGSAQLKETV
- a CDS encoding glutamine--tRNA ligase/YqeY domain fusion protein: MTPTDVSPQTDFIREIIDDELKQGKRGGRVATRFPPEPNGYLHIGHAKSVCLNFGIAAQYRGTCNLRMDDTDPAGESLEYVESIINDVHWLGFDWADRLFYASDYFEQLYQFAVQLIKSGKAYVDGLSADEIREYRGTLTAPGKESPDRNRSAEENLDLFARMRAGEFEDGRYVLRAKIDMASPNVVMRDPVIYRIKRAPHYRTGTNWVIYPMYDFAHCLSDSVENITHSICTLEFENNRPLYDWFVNELIEGDRPRQIEFARLNLSYTILSKRRLIQLVEQNYVSGWDDPRMPTVAGMRRRGYPPEAIRDFCAKIGVAKNDNLVDITLLEACVRDHLNERAPRAMAVLKPLRVVLDNYPEGQVEEFESANHPQNPSMGNRKVPFSRILYIEQEDFSENPPKKYKRLAPGREVRLRNAYVIKCESVTKNETTGDVLEVHCSYDPSTRNGPPADGRKVEGVVHWVSAAHAIPAEVRLYDRLFRVADPASGSDDFTSLLNPASLETLVQCRLEPSLASAQPGSGYQFERLGYFCSDLKDSKPDKLVFNRIVALRDSWGKIAAQG
- a CDS encoding PAS domain-containing protein, which gives rise to MGRPIVHIVSNLQYEGLVKDAQEVLQTLTSKEVQLQTREGNRYVMRILPYRTVDNVIDGVVVTFIDINALRRPAELLNKELVGAQTAIDARLIGQAMREPVLMLNAEKRVIGASLRKLLYEALPQQNERGHNSPSHVCSVM
- a CDS encoding ATP-binding protein, producing MVLDEVADNAHVQHKMEQVLKAGLRGRDLIKQILAFSRKSEKKRKRISLAHLVKETHALLRASLPATIRMPLVITTSDDYVLADSTQLQQVLMNLATNASDAMRDDGGELLIGLSSATFAQDSTPPDPDMAPGAYVKLTVKDTGAGMAEDVRQRIFEPFFTTKERGKGTGMGLAVVYGVVKSHKGGITVQSAQGQGSTFEVFLPQAKRMEAKQEETRVSGLPTGMERILFVDDEELLVEMARDTLEYLGYHVTATPSVAEAWNLFLEDPYRFDLVITDQTMPDLTGISLAQKMLKVRKTIPIILCTGHSETVSAEKAREVGVRAFVMKPTTKKELAETIRRVLGARTG
- a CDS encoding PAS domain S-box protein, whose product is MTKRSRTQMDELRKKAEETLEQSLSYPREHDPDKLAHELSVHQIELEMQNEELRKSQIELEASREKYFDLYDLAPVAYVTIDENGLITEANLTSFSLLGVERRHLIGRPLSAFIDQAYQDAFYRHRRHVLMAGNKRTCELVLRRKDGTLFPAELQSVALVSGERPVMRSVVIDLTERKRSEERLQEAQRMAAIGTLAGAVSPTTSITYLRLLSASPRWCSTKSPTTHMFSTRWNRY
- the thrC gene encoding threonine synthase → MAILYKSTNDPQDQVNFETALLRGLAPDYGLYTVARENIPVLAGSEIAAMKGRTYAEIALQVLSPYLASEIPADALRALLEDAYRADKIPTEIQHVTGRTHIMWLTKGPTYSFKDYAARFFARALNYFLGKRGLKRSVVVATSGDTGGAVADALHGLGSVDNIVFFPKGSISEGQRRQMTTLGGNIYAFEVQGDFDVCQALAKNLLGDKAFAAEIFEDRERFTSANSISVGRLLPQAVYPFYAYSRVADYPEPMLASIPSGNFGDMMGTVFAKGMGLPVSRILAGVNENTEFPEFLEKGVYTVRPSVKSPSSAMIVSHPSNLARLFDFYGGHMYDERDSATGNVVKAGVVGKLPDIEAMGRDIFSIGINNPQHYQTMREVYASFGIVLDPHGAVGWKTLEIYLAGCHDQLSVIYETADPGKFPEDVQQAIGITPDLPPGMKKQAAMKEHIYSISAAAESTAEGLKLSRAQVKEAKRLIREIFSGKS